In the genome of Corallococcus soli, the window TCACGAGCTTGATCTCATCGTTGAGCAGCAGGTCCAGGCAGAACGCCTGCTCCATGTTGCGCGGACGGATGCCCCAGGTGCCTTCCTTGCTATGGCGCGCGAGCGGCACGAGCCGCGCCTTGGCCGCGTTGAAGCGGGCCATGGCCGTATGGGACGGGTTCAGCTCGTCCTTGACCAGCACCAGCTGGTTGGGGAAGAGCCGGTCCTGGGCCGGCACCTCCACCTCGCCGCCGGGCTTGTAGAGCTGATCCACCAGGTCCTGGGGCACGAGCAGTTCGGTGAAGCCCGTGTAGAGGTCGGTGATCTCCACGCGCTCGGTGTCGAAGTCCTGGGCGGACAGGCCCAGGGCGTCGGCGCGGATGCGCAGGTTGGTGTCCTTGGTGATGAAGACGGCCTGGGTCTCCGGCTCCTTCTCCATCAGGTCCAGGGCCACCGCGAGGATGCGGTTGTCCACCAGGTTGCTGTCCACCATGGACGACGGCAGCGCGCGGTCGGTGAAGCTCACGCGCAGCATCCCGCCGTGCGGCAGCGGGACGCCCTCCTTCATGGAGCCTTCAGCGCGGAATGAATCCAGGTAGCGCGCCACCAGTCGCGCATTGCGTCCCAGCTCGGAGAGATCGCGCTTGAAGTTGTCGATCTCCTCGATGACGTAGATGGGGATGATGACGTTGTTGTCCTTGAACCCGTAGATGCTGCGGGGATCATGGAGGAGGACGTTCGTGTCGAGGATGAAGTTCTTTCGCATCGAGGGCTTCGCGACCTGACCTGGTTCGGGTGCGATTGCGGACGGCGAGCGACGGACGAGGATGACAACCCCGTCCAATATAGGCACCGAACGAAGGGGCACCACCGTCATTCCCGCCCGGGAAGACGAAGGGACGTCCAAAAAAGCACGGCCACCGTCCTCATCGGGCCCGGGCGACGCGGTCCAGGGGCGGCCCTCAGGGGCCCGCGCTGGACCGCAGGGGCATTGACGCCAGGGGCCCCGTCACCAGGGAGGACTCGGGCGACAGCGGATCATACCCGAGCAGCTCCACCACCCTTTCGGGCGGAGGGCCCGGGGGCATCCGGGCCCAGGGGAAGCGCG includes:
- a CDS encoding PhoH family protein; this translates as MRKNFILDTNVLLHDPRSIYGFKDNNVIIPIYVIEEIDNFKRDLSELGRNARLVARYLDSFRAEGSMKEGVPLPHGGMLRVSFTDRALPSSMVDSNLVDNRILAVALDLMEKEPETQAVFITKDTNLRIRADALGLSAQDFDTERVEITDLYTGFTELLVPQDLVDQLYKPGGEVEVPAQDRLFPNQLVLVKDELNPSHTAMARFNAAKARLVPLARHSKEGTWGIRPRNMEQAFCLDLLLNDEIKLVTIVGKAGTGKTLLAIAAGLQKVTEEGLYHKLLVSRPIFPLGRDIGYLPGSVEEKLNPWMQPIFDNVEFLMNLSRADKKAGRGHHELMDLGLMEIEPLTYIRGRSIPNQFIIVDEAQNLTPHEVKTILTRVGDNTKIILTGDPFQIDNPYVDSTNNGLVHVVNRFKNEKIAGHITMAKGERSMLAELSANLL